One genomic window of Sodaliphilus pleomorphus includes the following:
- the nqrF gene encoding NADH:ubiquinone reductase (Na(+)-transporting) subunit F, with the protein MILIAETNVSVTVLSSAAIFLVITLLLVILLLVAKHYLVPSGKVHIDINNGKKDLEVTTGSTLLNTLHTQGVMLSSACGGKGSCGQCKVQVLEGGGEILPTETVHFTRKQQKEHWRLGCQVKVKDNLKIQVPDSVLEVKEWECTVISNKNVSSFIKEFKVALPQGEHMHFIPGSYAQIKIPAYDCIDYDKDFDKSLIGEQYLGTWKKFNLFSLKAHNPEETTRAYSMANYPDEGDIITLTVRIATTPFLPKPKIGFQNVPTGIASSYIFSLKPGDKVTMSGPYGDFHPNFTSGKEMIWIGGGAGMAPLRSQIMHMLRTLHCRDREMHFFYGARALNEAFFLEDFWQLEKDYPNFHFHLSLDRPDPVADEKGVKYYAGFAVNCVRDTYFKDHEAPEDCEYYLCGPPMLIKTVTEYLDSIGVDAESIMYDNFG; encoded by the coding sequence ATGATACTTATAGCAGAAACCAATGTGAGTGTAACCGTGTTAAGCAGCGCGGCAATATTCCTTGTGATCACCTTGCTGCTCGTGATTTTGCTGCTGGTGGCCAAACACTACCTCGTGCCTTCGGGCAAAGTGCACATCGACATCAACAACGGCAAGAAAGACCTTGAGGTGACGACGGGGTCGACCCTGCTCAACACGCTGCACACCCAGGGCGTGATGCTCTCGAGCGCATGCGGCGGCAAGGGCAGCTGCGGCCAGTGCAAGGTACAAGTACTCGAGGGCGGCGGCGAGATCCTGCCCACCGAGACTGTGCACTTCACCCGCAAGCAGCAGAAGGAGCACTGGCGACTGGGATGCCAGGTGAAAGTGAAAGACAACCTCAAGATTCAGGTGCCCGACTCGGTGCTTGAAGTCAAGGAGTGGGAATGCACGGTGATAAGCAACAAGAATGTGTCGTCGTTCATCAAGGAATTCAAGGTGGCCCTTCCTCAGGGCGAGCACATGCATTTCATACCAGGCTCCTATGCGCAAATCAAGATACCGGCCTACGACTGCATCGACTATGACAAGGACTTCGACAAGTCGCTCATAGGCGAGCAATACCTGGGTACTTGGAAGAAGTTCAACCTCTTCTCGCTCAAGGCCCACAACCCCGAGGAGACAACACGCGCCTACTCGATGGCCAACTATCCCGACGAGGGCGACATCATCACCCTCACGGTGCGCATCGCCACCACGCCATTCCTGCCCAAGCCCAAGATTGGGTTCCAGAATGTGCCCACCGGCATCGCCTCGAGCTATATCTTCTCGCTCAAGCCGGGCGACAAGGTGACCATGAGCGGCCCCTATGGAGACTTCCACCCCAATTTCACCTCGGGAAAGGAGATGATATGGATAGGCGGCGGAGCTGGCATGGCACCATTGCGCAGCCAGATCATGCACATGCTGCGCACTCTGCACTGCCGCGACCGCGAGATGCACTTCTTCTACGGTGCCCGCGCCCTCAACGAGGCCTTCTTCCTCGAAGACTTCTGGCAACTTGAAAAGGACTACCCCAACTTCCACTTCCATCTCTCGCTCGACCGTCCCGACCCGGTAGCCGACGAGAAAGGCGTGAAGTACTACGCAGGCTTTGCCGTGAACTGCGTGCGCGACACCTACTTCAAAGACCACGAAGCCCCCGAAGACTGCGAGTACTACCTGTGCGGGCCGCCCATGCTTATCAAGACGGTGACCGAGTATCTCGACAGCATAGGCGTCGATGCCGAAAGCATCATGTACGACAACTTTGGGTAA
- the nqrE gene encoding NADH:ubiquinone reductase (Na(+)-transporting) subunit E, whose product MEELNLFVKSIFVDNMIFAYFLGMCSFLAVSKNVKTAFGLGVAVTFMLVVTLPLNYALDRYVLQPGAMKWLAPALGSVDLSFLGLIMFIAVIASATQLVEMAVEKFSPSLYNSLGIFLPLIAVNCAILGCALFMQQRDFGSALTATVYGAGSGIGWLLAIVGLAAIREKLAYSDVPKPLRGIGITFIITGLMGIAFMSFLGIKLG is encoded by the coding sequence ATGGAAGAATTAAATCTATTTGTAAAGTCAATTTTTGTTGACAACATGATATTTGCCTACTTTTTGGGAATGTGCTCATTTCTGGCAGTTTCCAAGAATGTAAAAACGGCATTCGGCCTGGGCGTGGCTGTTACTTTCATGCTGGTGGTGACACTGCCGCTCAACTACGCACTCGACCGTTATGTGCTGCAACCTGGGGCGATGAAATGGCTTGCACCTGCACTGGGCAGCGTCGATCTGAGCTTCCTGGGCTTGATCATGTTTATCGCAGTGATCGCGTCGGCCACCCAGCTTGTGGAGATGGCTGTTGAGAAATTCTCGCCCTCGCTCTACAACTCGCTGGGCATATTCCTGCCGCTCATTGCAGTGAACTGTGCAATACTGGGCTGCGCCCTGTTCATGCAGCAGCGAGACTTTGGGAGTGCGCTCACGGCCACCGTGTATGGTGCAGGCAGCGGCATAGGCTGGCTGCTGGCCATCGTGGGCCTGGCCGCCATACGCGAGAAGCTGGCCTACAGCGATGTACCCAAGCCGTTGCGTGGCATAGGCATTACATTTATAATTACTGGGCTCATGGGCATAGCCTTCATGAGCTTCCTGGGCATTAAACTTGGATAA
- a CDS encoding NADH:ubiquinone reductase (Na(+)-transporting) subunit D has protein sequence MLSKKNKEALFNPFSKDNPVLVQILGICSTLAVTVNLEPAIVMGISVTAVLAFSNVIISLIRNTIPTTIRIIVQLVVVAALVIIVQQFLVAYDYNVSKQLSVFIGLIITNCILMGRLEAFAMSNKPWPSFLDGIGNGLGYAIILVIVAFFRELLGSGTVLGYHVVPQWCYDHGYMNNGLMILPPMALIVVACLIWVHRALNKDLQEE, from the coding sequence ATGTTATCAAAGAAAAATAAAGAGGCTTTATTCAACCCGTTCTCCAAAGACAATCCTGTCCTTGTGCAGATATTGGGCATATGCTCCACGCTGGCGGTGACCGTCAATCTCGAGCCTGCAATCGTGATGGGCATTTCGGTCACGGCAGTGCTGGCATTCAGCAATGTAATCATCTCGCTCATACGCAACACCATACCCACTACCATACGCATCATTGTGCAGCTCGTGGTTGTGGCAGCACTGGTGATCATCGTGCAGCAATTTCTTGTGGCCTACGACTACAATGTCTCGAAGCAGCTCTCGGTGTTCATTGGCCTGATCATCACCAACTGCATCCTGATGGGCCGGCTCGAGGCCTTTGCCATGAGCAACAAGCCCTGGCCGTCGTTTCTCGACGGCATAGGCAACGGTCTGGGCTATGCCATCATCCTGGTGATCGTGGCCTTCTTCCGCGAGCTGCTGGGCAGCGGCACCGTACTGGGCTACCATGTGGTGCCCCAATGGTGCTATGACCACGGCTACATGAACAACGGCCTGATGATACTGCCCCCCATGGCACTCATCGTGGTGGCCTGCCTGATATGGGTGCACCGTGCACTCAACAAAGACCTGCAAGAAGAATAA
- the nqrC gene encoding NADH:ubiquinone reductase (Na(+)-transporting) subunit C: MNRNSNTYQILYSAIMVILVGAVLAFVYMELKPKQDENKANDTRSQILSAIHKTAADGEVGATFDKYIVKQYLIDAQGNVTDSTQDVAFKVDMKANVKKPTSQRVLPVYVSKLDDGSTKYVIPMYGAGLWGPIWGYMAVESDGQTVYGANFSHEGETPGLGARIAEKPFQDEFKGKKLYENGAFKGVEVLKKGQKSTTGADHVDALSGATITSRGVSSMLTDCLAPYDSFFKKLQGETAK, translated from the coding sequence ATGAACAGAAACAGCAATACCTATCAAATCCTCTATTCGGCCATCATGGTCATCCTGGTGGGCGCCGTGCTGGCATTTGTCTACATGGAACTCAAGCCCAAGCAAGACGAGAACAAGGCCAACGACACCCGGTCGCAAATACTGAGCGCCATCCACAAGACAGCAGCCGACGGCGAGGTGGGCGCCACCTTCGACAAGTATATTGTGAAACAGTACCTCATCGACGCCCAAGGCAACGTGACCGACAGCACACAAGACGTAGCCTTCAAGGTGGACATGAAAGCCAACGTGAAGAAGCCAACCAGCCAGCGGGTGCTGCCGGTGTATGTGAGCAAGCTCGACGACGGCAGCACAAAATATGTGATCCCGATGTACGGCGCCGGCCTTTGGGGACCTATATGGGGCTATATGGCTGTCGAGAGTGACGGCCAGACCGTGTATGGCGCCAACTTCTCACACGAGGGTGAGACTCCCGGTCTAGGCGCACGCATTGCCGAGAAGCCGTTCCAGGATGAATTCAAGGGTAAGAAACTCTATGAGAACGGAGCCTTCAAGGGCGTAGAGGTGCTCAAAAAGGGGCAAAAGAGCACGACCGGCGCCGACCATGTCGACGCACTCTCGGGTGCCACTATCACAAGCCGCGGCGTGTCGAGCATGCTCACCGACTGCCTGGCTCCCTATGACTCGTTTTTCAAGAAACTACAAGGTGAAACCGCAAAATAA
- a CDS encoding NADH:ubiquinone reductase (Na(+)-transporting) subunit B, with protein sequence MKALKKFMDKISPSFHEGGKLAKLQSVYDGMETFLFTPNTTSRCGVHIHDANDMKRTMSTVIVALIPCLLFGMYNVGLQHYLALGQAAQTGWFTMWLFGLLAMLPVIIVSYVVGLGIEFISAQIHHKEIQEGYLVTGLLVPLIVPINTPLWMTAIAVAFAVIFAKEVFGGTGMNIFNVALVTRAFLFFSYPSKMSGDLAFVKTSAALGFGGNGPVSDAFTGATPLGQVATNVGNVLHPLHDVAGHAISTADAFWGTIAGSPGETSVACILIGALVLLVTGVASWRVMGSVVAGGLVMGFVAHACATPTYPASFLDPLAQLCYGGFAFAAVFMATDPVTGARTHTGQYIYGFLIGVIAILIRVYNGGYPEGAMLAVLLMNAFAPLIDHCVVSVNINRRLKRATRSTNE encoded by the coding sequence GTGAAAGCTCTTAAAAAATTCATGGACAAGATAAGTCCGTCGTTCCACGAGGGCGGCAAGCTGGCCAAGCTGCAGTCGGTGTATGACGGAATGGAGACTTTCTTGTTTACGCCCAACACGACATCGCGTTGCGGCGTGCACATCCACGATGCCAACGACATGAAGCGCACCATGAGCACTGTGATTGTAGCCTTGATACCGTGCCTGCTATTCGGCATGTACAACGTGGGGCTGCAACACTACCTGGCACTGGGACAGGCAGCCCAAACAGGATGGTTCACCATGTGGCTGTTTGGACTGCTGGCCATGCTGCCCGTCATCATAGTAAGCTATGTGGTGGGACTGGGCATCGAGTTTATAAGTGCACAGATTCATCACAAGGAGATACAGGAGGGTTACCTGGTGACCGGCCTGCTCGTACCCTTGATTGTGCCCATCAACACACCGCTGTGGATGACAGCCATTGCAGTGGCATTTGCAGTCATTTTTGCCAAGGAGGTGTTTGGCGGCACAGGCATGAATATATTTAATGTGGCACTGGTGACCCGCGCATTTCTTTTCTTCAGCTATCCATCGAAGATGAGCGGCGACCTGGCCTTTGTGAAAACGAGTGCTGCTCTTGGCTTCGGCGGCAACGGGCCGGTGAGCGACGCCTTCACGGGCGCCACCCCACTCGGGCAGGTGGCCACCAATGTGGGCAACGTGCTGCACCCCTTGCACGACGTGGCTGGCCATGCCATCAGCACGGCCGACGCCTTCTGGGGCACCATAGCCGGCAGCCCGGGCGAGACCTCGGTGGCCTGCATCCTCATAGGCGCCCTGGTGTTGCTTGTGACTGGCGTGGCATCGTGGCGTGTGATGGGCTCGGTGGTGGCTGGCGGTCTGGTCATGGGATTTGTGGCCCATGCCTGCGCCACACCCACCTACCCCGCATCGTTTCTCGACCCGCTGGCGCAACTGTGCTACGGCGGTTTTGCCTTTGCAGCAGTGTTTATGGCAACCGACCCTGTGACGGGTGCACGCACCCACACGGGGCAGTACATCTACGGTTTCCTGATAGGCGTGATTGCCATCTTGATACGCGTGTACAACGGCGGCTATCCCGAGGGCGCAATGCTGGCCGTGCTGCTCATGAACGCATTTGCACCGCTCATCGACCATTGCGTAGTGAGCGTAAACATCAATCGCCGACTTAAACGAGCCACGCGCTCTACTAACGAGTAA
- a CDS encoding Na(+)-translocating NADH-quinone reductase subunit A, whose protein sequence is MATIKLKKGYNLNLEGSIATSTVASAPAPKLCGIVPDDFWGVTPRMEKQVGDHVAAGEALYHDKKHEEVKVVSPVSGVVKAVNRGDRRKIESIEIACDGSDSRHKPRLDAGVKAALLESGLWVMLRQRPYDIVPDPDVTPRDIFVTCFDSAPLAPDLLLVTGDKQHYIKKGVEALASLTSGKVYLGCAPGHVIEVEGAETNVFDGPHPAGNAGVQINNVKPVNKGEVVWTLDVVTLARIGELLATGMASFDTIVAVDGSEVATPQYVKTVMGSPVADLVEGNIAGDSKLNKRYISGNVLTGSKVDPETGYLRAPYRQITVIPENDHPDEFMGWASLSPKKFSIYRDFTGWLLGRRRKKVKMDARLQGGERAIVMSGEYDRMLPMDIYPEFLIKSIIAFDIDKMEQLGIYEVAPEDFALAEYADTSKLELQRIVRQGLDKMKKEME, encoded by the coding sequence ATGGCAACAATCAAGTTAAAGAAAGGTTACAACCTAAATCTTGAGGGAAGCATCGCCACAAGCACGGTAGCAAGCGCACCCGCACCCAAGCTGTGCGGCATTGTACCCGACGACTTCTGGGGCGTGACTCCCCGCATGGAAAAACAGGTGGGCGACCACGTTGCTGCCGGAGAAGCATTGTACCACGACAAGAAGCACGAGGAGGTGAAAGTCGTGAGTCCGGTGAGCGGCGTGGTGAAAGCGGTGAACCGTGGCGACCGGCGCAAGATTGAGTCGATAGAGATTGCGTGCGACGGCAGCGACAGCCGCCACAAGCCCAGGCTCGACGCTGGGGTGAAGGCTGCGTTGCTCGAGTCGGGACTGTGGGTCATGTTGCGCCAGCGCCCTTACGACATCGTACCCGACCCCGACGTGACACCACGCGACATCTTTGTCACCTGTTTCGACTCGGCACCACTCGCGCCCGACCTCCTGCTGGTGACTGGCGACAAGCAGCATTATATTAAAAAAGGTGTAGAGGCACTTGCAAGCCTCACCAGCGGCAAGGTGTATCTGGGCTGTGCCCCGGGCCATGTGATTGAAGTGGAAGGTGCTGAAACCAACGTCTTCGACGGGCCTCACCCAGCAGGCAACGCCGGCGTGCAAATCAACAATGTGAAACCCGTCAACAAGGGTGAGGTAGTGTGGACGCTCGATGTCGTGACCCTGGCCCGCATAGGCGAGCTGCTCGCGACTGGCATGGCAAGCTTCGACACAATTGTGGCTGTCGACGGCTCGGAGGTGGCAACGCCACAATATGTAAAGACGGTGATGGGCAGTCCAGTTGCCGACCTGGTGGAGGGAAACATTGCCGGCGACAGCAAGTTGAACAAGCGCTACATAAGCGGCAACGTGCTCACCGGCTCCAAGGTGGACCCCGAGACAGGATACCTGCGCGCCCCCTACAGGCAAATCACCGTGATACCCGAGAATGATCATCCCGACGAGTTTATGGGTTGGGCCTCGCTCAGCCCCAAGAAATTCAGCATCTACCGCGACTTCACAGGATGGTTGCTGGGACGCAGGAGGAAAAAAGTGAAGATGGATGCCCGCCTGCAAGGTGGCGAACGTGCCATTGTGATGAGTGGCGAGTATGACCGCATGCTGCCCATGGACATCTACCCCGAGTTTCTAATTAAGTCGATCATTGCCTTCGACATCGACAAGATGGAGCAACTGGGCATCTATGAGGTGGCTCCCGAAGACTTTGCCCTGGCCGAGTATGCCGACACTTCCAAGCTCGAGTTGCAGCGCATCGTGCGGCAAGGGCTCGACAAAATGAAGAAAGAGATGGAATAA